One genomic segment of Microtus ochrogaster isolate Prairie Vole_2 linkage group LG8, MicOch1.0, whole genome shotgun sequence includes these proteins:
- the Defb129 gene encoding beta-defensin 129 translates to MKFLFPLVASLMLQYQVKSEFLIVKKCIMGFGRCKDSCFAEEIEIQTCKSKKCCIGSKVTKLIKSYLRHEIPHIPDKDLVEMLKSEKKSREELRRKQALVTLPQIGVVNPLLSINSAIVPKGSPVKSVTPRPGRHGLGGIVSTKRHVEPIRDSANAAPQSRPGPPWQQGSR, encoded by the exons ATGAAGTTCCTTTTTCCTCTTGTAGCCAGCCTTATGCTACAGTATCAAGTGAAATCAG AGTTTTTGATCGTGAAAAAATGTATAATGGGCTTTGGGAGATGCAAAGACAGCTGCTTCGCAGAGGAAATCGAGATACAGACCTGCAAATCCAAAAAATGCTGCATTGGGTCCAAAGTGACTAAACTGATTAAAAGCTACCTGCGACACGAAATTCCCCACATCCCTGACAAGGACCTCGTGGAGATGCTGAAGAGCGAGAAGAAGTCCAGAGAAGAGCTGCGAAGGAAACAGGCCTTAGTCACACTCCCCCAAATCGGAGTTGTCAACCCTTTGCTCAGTATCAACTCTGCCATTGTCCCAAAAGGCTCCCCTGTGAAGTCTGTCACCCCCAGGCCAGGCAGACATGGCTTGGGCGGTATTGTTTCCACCAAGAGGCATGTGGAACCAATCAGGGATTCTGCCAATGCTGCCCCTCAGTCCCGACCTGGACCACCTTGGCAGCAGGGAAGCAGATGA